One genomic window of Quercus lobata isolate SW786 chromosome 9, ValleyOak3.0 Primary Assembly, whole genome shotgun sequence includes the following:
- the LOC115960966 gene encoding probable NADH dehydrogenase [ubiquinone] 1 alpha subcomplex subunit 12 has product MASKVVKYVLQSIKEKGLRGFYRELKDEGYVKCLSDGNLLQTKIHNLKGNLVGIDKFGNKYYENRNLQSGRHRWVEYAEKSRYNASQVPAEWHGWLHVITDRTGDELLMLKPKRYGLEHKENFSGEGEELIYHSKGHALNKGQRDWTRYQPWEPTKP; this is encoded by the exons atggcaTCGAAGGTGGTGAAGTACGTGTTGCAGTCGATCAAAGAGAAAGGCCTCCGTGGCTTCTACAGAGAGCTCAAGGACGAAGGCTACGT gAAATGCCTTTCTGATGGGAACCTTTT GCAGACCAAGATCCACAATTTAAAGGGGAATCTTGTGGGTATTGATAAATTTGGTAACAAGTATTATGAGAACCGTAACCTTCAGTCTG GGCGGCACAGGTGGGTGGAATATGCAGAGAAGAGTCGCTACAATGCTTCTCAAGTGCCAGCAGAATGGCATGGTTGGCTCCATGTCATAACTGATCGCACTGGAGATGAG CTTCTGATGCTGAAACCAAAGAGGTATGGGTTAGAGCACAAGGAAAACTTTTCTGGAGAGGGCGAGGAGTTAATCTATCATTCCAAGGGACATGCCCTTAATAAAGGGCAGAGAGACTGGACTAGGTACCAACCATGGGAACCCACCAAGCCCTAA